Proteins encoded in a region of the Moritella marina ATCC 15381 genome:
- a CDS encoding ABC transporter permease — protein sequence MMSSFIRQIKAVWKRENSLILASKWQLSLVTWLPIACMLLVYAIFSQGIPRDLAVAVVDQDHSQSSRSLVRFIDANPALAVTSQLTNLAEGKALMQRGEVYAVVQIPRGFEKQIYLAMTPEVSTFYNAQYVLIGKLVSSNMAKTFATFTAQIDAVKTLATGGHIALIKGAVAPISTQVNPLYNVSTNYVPFLVMAAVPALWQIFILVSVLLAFGSEYKNNSQASWFQRADGVVTSAVIGKLLPYTLLSIVHGLLFLSFFYGYLSMPMQGNWGYLFLILVMGVLAGQAVALFIFTLTMNLTQAISMGAAYSAPAFAFIGVTFPAESMPVLAQVWRALLPITHYMQLQIGQVNYGQSFTMLLPELLALGLFTLTFVIAVLRIKSHHSVGLADE from the coding sequence ATGATGAGTTCATTCATTAGGCAAATCAAAGCGGTTTGGAAGCGTGAAAACAGCTTAATATTAGCCTCTAAGTGGCAATTGTCTTTGGTGACTTGGTTACCGATTGCTTGCATGCTGTTAGTGTACGCCATTTTTTCACAAGGTATTCCACGTGATCTGGCGGTGGCGGTTGTCGATCAAGATCATAGCCAGTCATCACGTAGTTTAGTGCGCTTTATTGACGCCAATCCCGCGCTTGCTGTGACGAGTCAATTGACGAATCTTGCCGAAGGTAAAGCCTTAATGCAGCGTGGTGAAGTCTATGCGGTTGTACAAATACCACGTGGCTTCGAGAAACAGATCTATTTGGCGATGACGCCAGAGGTGAGTACTTTTTACAATGCCCAGTATGTGTTAATTGGAAAATTAGTCTCGTCGAATATGGCGAAAACCTTTGCAACGTTTACCGCCCAAATTGATGCAGTAAAAACCCTGGCGACGGGCGGCCATATCGCGCTTATTAAAGGTGCGGTAGCCCCTATCTCGACGCAGGTTAATCCGCTGTATAATGTATCAACCAACTATGTGCCATTTTTGGTGATGGCGGCGGTACCGGCCTTGTGGCAGATCTTCATATTGGTATCGGTATTACTGGCGTTTGGCTCGGAATATAAAAATAATAGCCAAGCTAGTTGGTTTCAGCGTGCAGATGGCGTTGTGACTAGCGCTGTGATAGGCAAATTATTACCTTATACCTTGTTATCGATTGTGCATGGTTTGTTGTTTCTGAGTTTCTTTTACGGTTACTTGAGTATGCCGATGCAGGGGAATTGGGGGTATTTATTTCTGATTCTAGTGATGGGCGTATTAGCAGGGCAGGCTGTAGCACTGTTTATCTTCACGTTGACGATGAATCTAACCCAGGCGATTAGTATGGGCGCGGCGTATTCAGCCCCTGCATTTGCTTTTATCGGGGTGACATTCCCTGCCGAAAGCATGCCAGTGTTAGCGCAGGTATGGCGGGCACTGCTACCGATCACCCATTATATGCAATTACAGATTGGTCAGGTGAATTACGGTCAAAGCTTTACGATGTTGTTACCGGAATTGTTGGCGCTAGGGTTATTTACCTTAACCTTCGTAATTGCAGTATTACGGATCAAAAGTCACCACTCAGTAGGGCTGGCAGATGAATAA
- a CDS encoding TolC family protein produces the protein MKIVFYGVMTAIALSCNVQAAAIDFSEAWYQVAQKNDALQAKKEEVKHSEALQDAAKSLYLPNVDITGSYTHFDKPVEIDTSGVGAALPIPLPITLPNLPLTNQNFAHSSLNAVLPVYTGGRITAAQDIRQAQVDEAQSNYNLATRATFTQLVQYYFGVVLAEQVYQVRLDAVDALADHLSHAIKLEQQGQIAKVERLMAQVSLDKAQIEAQKSLRDYEIAKLALTKMLKQQDSVLPTTPLFVNNSATSVTPYLAKTLTDHPGIAILNAKREQAKGMVDMASAKHLPEVMVYGNYNLYSDDSVTGELLPEWMVGVGVRIPIIERSGTSQEVVAAKSSVRQVNLLQMQMQQDLSILVEKTYAEMSQALEEYNSLASSQALSEETVILRQKAFSQGLSTSLEVADAQLYVTSIRVQRLSASYHYVKSLAQLLSVSGDIERFMDYLQINGIEVK, from the coding sequence ATGAAAATAGTTTTTTATGGCGTAATGACAGCAATAGCATTGAGTTGTAATGTGCAAGCTGCTGCGATTGATTTTTCGGAAGCTTGGTATCAAGTGGCACAGAAAAATGATGCGTTGCAGGCAAAGAAAGAAGAAGTCAAACATTCGGAAGCTTTACAAGATGCGGCTAAATCGCTGTATTTACCCAATGTTGATATTACCGGTTCATATACCCATTTTGATAAGCCTGTCGAAATTGATACGTCAGGCGTGGGTGCTGCATTACCTATTCCGCTACCGATTACATTACCGAATCTACCGTTAACCAATCAGAACTTTGCCCATTCGTCGTTGAATGCTGTTTTGCCTGTCTATACCGGTGGCCGCATTACTGCAGCGCAAGATATTCGTCAAGCACAAGTCGATGAAGCGCAAAGTAATTATAATTTAGCCACGCGCGCTACTTTTACCCAACTGGTGCAATATTATTTTGGTGTGGTGTTAGCTGAACAAGTCTATCAAGTGCGTCTGGATGCCGTTGACGCATTAGCCGATCATTTAAGCCACGCGATAAAATTAGAGCAACAAGGTCAGATTGCTAAAGTCGAACGGCTAATGGCACAGGTATCGTTAGACAAGGCGCAGATTGAAGCGCAAAAATCATTACGTGACTATGAAATTGCGAAATTGGCATTAACCAAAATGCTGAAACAGCAAGACTCGGTATTGCCAACCACGCCGTTATTTGTCAATAACAGCGCGACATCGGTAACGCCTTATTTAGCTAAAACGTTAACCGACCATCCCGGTATTGCCATCCTCAATGCCAAACGCGAACAAGCGAAAGGCATGGTAGATATGGCATCGGCTAAGCATTTACCGGAAGTGATGGTGTACGGTAATTATAATTTATATTCTGATGATTCTGTCACGGGTGAGTTATTACCGGAATGGATGGTGGGCGTTGGTGTACGTATTCCGATTATAGAGCGTTCTGGTACATCACAAGAAGTGGTAGCAGCTAAAAGTTCGGTACGTCAGGTCAATCTATTACAAATGCAAATGCAGCAAGACTTATCGATTCTAGTGGAAAAAACCTATGCTGAAATGAGTCAGGCATTAGAAGAATATAATTCATTGGCTTCAAGCCAAGCCCTGTCAGAAGAGACTGTTATACTGCGCCAAAAAGCATTCAGCCAAGGTTTATCGACCTCACTGGAAGTAGCGGATGCACAGTTATATGTAACGAGTATTCGTGTCCAACGTCTGTCTGCCAGTTATCACTACGTAAAATCATTAGCACAATTATTATCTGTGAGTGGCGATATTGAGCGCTTCATGGACTATCTACAAATCAATGGTATCGAGGTTAAGTAA
- the prmA gene encoding 50S ribosomal protein L11 methyltransferase, translating into MSWIQLKINANEETAEKIGNMLSGAGASAVTFMDSQDTPIFEPLPGETLLWGDTDVTGLFEADKDMQPILAFLAKTKVLGPDFRYKLEILEDKDWEREWMENFHPMQFGERLWICPSWRPVPDENAVNVMLDPGLAFGTGTHQTTALCLQWLDGQDLTDKTVVDFGCGSGILAIAALKLGAKRVIGVDIDPQAILASRDNAERNGVADQIELYLPADQPEGIKADVVVANILAAPLRELSGLIVSFLKPGGKIALSGILDHQAAELNEIYRQHCNMAEPTLRDEWARLNGEIK; encoded by the coding sequence ATGTCTTGGATCCAATTAAAAATTAATGCTAACGAAGAAACAGCTGAGAAGATAGGCAACATGCTATCTGGCGCAGGCGCAAGTGCTGTCACATTCATGGACTCACAAGATACCCCTATCTTTGAACCATTACCGGGTGAAACCTTACTTTGGGGTGATACCGATGTAACAGGTTTGTTTGAAGCCGATAAAGACATGCAGCCAATCTTAGCTTTCTTAGCAAAAACCAAGGTACTCGGTCCAGATTTTCGCTACAAGTTAGAAATATTAGAAGACAAAGACTGGGAACGCGAATGGATGGAAAATTTCCACCCAATGCAATTTGGCGAACGTTTATGGATCTGCCCAAGTTGGCGTCCAGTACCGGATGAAAATGCGGTTAACGTAATGCTTGATCCAGGCTTAGCATTTGGTACCGGTACACACCAAACCACCGCATTATGTCTGCAATGGCTAGATGGCCAAGACTTAACTGACAAAACGGTTGTCGATTTTGGCTGTGGTTCAGGTATTCTAGCAATCGCTGCGCTTAAATTAGGGGCTAAGCGTGTTATCGGTGTCGATATCGATCCGCAAGCGATTCTAGCGAGCCGTGATAACGCCGAACGTAATGGCGTTGCCGACCAAATCGAACTGTACTTACCAGCTGACCAACCAGAAGGGATCAAAGCAGACGTCGTGGTAGCAAATATCCTTGCAGCACCGTTACGTGAGCTATCTGGACTTATCGTCAGTTTCTTAAAACCAGGTGGTAAAATCGCCTTGTCTGGTATTTTGGATCACCAAGCAGCAGAATTGAACGAAATATATCGTCAGCACTGCAACATGGCAGAACCGACATTACGTGACGAATGGGCACGCTTAAACGGCGAAATCAAATAA
- a CDS encoding HlyD family secretion protein — protein MSNIKKGIIAVIVLVVIGWLVFEFNKAYEPKAILLQGQIEAEEYNVSSKIPGRIASVDVKKGDFVNQGQLIFSLASPELEAKLAQAKAGRSAASAMREQAETGAREQQIIAANDQWKKAQAAAQLLEKTYQRVDNLYKDGVLPEQKRDEVYTQWQAAKYTQNAAYQGYQMAKEGARKETKQAAIEQERMAEGVVAEVESYTKDTKQYALRDGEVVQILLKEGELAPTGFPVVSIVDINDSWAVFNIREDLLPRLKKGTVLTARIPALGDGRYQYQVSHIAVMGDYATWRSTDNAKGFDLRTFEIEARPIKPIADLRVGMSVVVELAPSATAQ, from the coding sequence ATGAGTAATATTAAAAAAGGCATCATTGCGGTAATTGTATTAGTGGTTATTGGCTGGTTAGTATTTGAATTTAATAAGGCGTACGAACCAAAAGCGATTTTATTACAAGGCCAGATTGAAGCTGAGGAATATAATGTATCGTCTAAGATCCCGGGACGTATTGCCTCTGTTGATGTTAAAAAAGGTGATTTTGTTAATCAGGGGCAGCTTATTTTTTCACTGGCAAGTCCTGAGTTAGAGGCTAAATTAGCCCAAGCTAAAGCAGGTCGTTCAGCGGCAAGTGCAATGCGCGAGCAAGCGGAAACAGGGGCCCGTGAACAGCAAATTATTGCGGCTAATGATCAATGGAAAAAGGCCCAGGCTGCGGCACAGTTGCTGGAGAAAACCTATCAGCGTGTGGATAATTTGTATAAAGACGGGGTATTGCCAGAGCAAAAACGTGATGAAGTATATACCCAGTGGCAAGCGGCTAAATACACCCAAAATGCAGCCTATCAAGGCTATCAAATGGCGAAAGAAGGCGCGCGTAAAGAAACCAAGCAAGCGGCTATTGAGCAAGAGCGTATGGCTGAAGGTGTGGTCGCTGAAGTCGAATCTTACACCAAAGATACCAAACAATATGCATTGCGTGATGGTGAAGTTGTACAGATCTTACTTAAAGAAGGTGAGCTGGCGCCGACTGGTTTCCCTGTGGTGAGTATTGTCGATATTAATGATAGCTGGGCGGTATTTAACATTCGCGAAGATTTATTACCAAGATTGAAAAAAGGTACAGTATTAACTGCGCGTATTCCAGCGCTCGGTGATGGCCGTTATCAATATCAAGTATCCCATATTGCAGTGATGGGAGATTACGCGACGTGGCGTTCAACTGACAACGCCAAAGGGTTTGATTTACGCACCTTTGAAATTGAAGCAAGACCAATTAAGCCTATTGCTGATCTGCGTGTTGGTATGAGCGTCGTTGTCGAGCTGGCACCGTCAGCGACTGCGCAGTAA